The Vitis vinifera cultivar Pinot Noir 40024 chromosome 18, ASM3070453v1 region AGAAATCCTTTCCAATCAATCTGAATTTGagattagttttattttttttcccaatttaatttagtgattttcTTGGTGTTAATTCCAGGCAAATGCTGTGAGGGCATATCGTCCTCAGTGGACGTGCAGGAAAAAGGACATACACCCACAGTTCTATGAGGACGCCAAGGTGTACTGCAATGGTGAACTGGTGATGACCACTGGTGGGACTCAGAAGGAGTATGTGGTCGATGTCTGGTCTGGAAACCACCCCTTCTACCTCGGGAACCGCTCCGGTCTTCTAGTGGACGCTG contains the following coding sequences:
- the LOC100250681 gene encoding large ribosomal subunit protein bL31c; protein product: MALTLSNTFLQRKLSPPTLPIKKANAVRAYRPQWTCRKKDIHPQFYEDAKVYCNGELVMTTGGTQKEYVVDVWSGNHPFYLGNRSGLLVDADQVEKFRKKFGEISQIMEIPVLKYGEIVLPPKRKSGSGKGGKKK